The following proteins come from a genomic window of Corynebacterium hansenii:
- a CDS encoding ABC transporter ATP-binding protein codes for MLSAQGVSVAFRGRPVLSDVSVDIRPGRILGLVGPSGAGKSTLAKVLSGRLDPDAGTVAGGGPVRVAMIGQAPRDACDPRWTLRRTIGEPFRIAAGGRIGREAPGEREAVDAAADSVLLDAALLERLPAEVSDGQLQRAVIARALVQEAKYLICDEPTSMLDPITAAGVVSVLRERAGDGAGVLFISHDHRLLGAIADEVIELG; via the coding sequence TTGCTGTCCGCACAAGGAGTTTCCGTCGCCTTCCGGGGGCGGCCCGTGCTTTCCGACGTTTCCGTCGACATCCGGCCCGGCCGCATCCTCGGGCTCGTCGGGCCCAGCGGAGCGGGCAAATCGACGCTGGCGAAGGTGCTGTCCGGGCGCCTCGACCCCGATGCGGGAACCGTGGCCGGCGGCGGCCCCGTGCGCGTCGCCATGATCGGCCAGGCCCCGCGCGACGCCTGCGACCCCCGGTGGACGCTGCGGCGGACCATCGGCGAGCCGTTCCGCATCGCGGCGGGCGGGCGCATCGGCCGGGAGGCGCCCGGCGAACGCGAAGCCGTCGACGCCGCCGCGGATTCCGTGCTCCTCGACGCCGCGCTGCTGGAACGCCTGCCCGCCGAAGTGTCGGACGGCCAGCTCCAGCGCGCCGTCATCGCCCGCGCCCTGGTGCAGGAGGCGAAATACCTGATCTGCGACGAGCCGACGTCCATGCTCGACCCCATCACCGCCGCCGGAGTCGTGTCCGTGCTGCGCGAGCGGGCCGGCGACGGCGCCGGCGTCCTCTTCATCTCCCACGACCACCGGCTGCTCGGCGCGATCGCCGACGAGGTCATCGAACTGGGGTAG